The sequence ATATGACAGCTACAGGTATGCGCTCGCTTAACCTTAGATTCCCTCAGAGTACTGGAATTTGTGTTAATTTAGTTTTTGCGGCCTGTTGTAGCGCGGCAGTTTGTTTTATTCCGACGTTGTGGAGAGAGGTGCTCGTGTTATCCCCACCAGCTGAGAGTATAGTGCCTCCGGTCCTGGAGTTAGCCGTTAAAACTACTTTTATTAGCATTTATAGCTATAAGAGTTTAAGGTTACATTTATCTGTTGTTTTAGGGTTTGACTGCTGTATTCACCTCTCCGTGGCAAATCGCCCAACCTAAATTGGAAGAGTGAAACGCCTTCCCAGCCGCTGTTGTGAGGACTCCTCCTAGGTGGAGCCTGctgtcttgtcttgtctcgCTTTGTCTTATCTTTTATTAAGTAGGCTTACCTTTTTCTGGTTCGCCTGGTTTTATTCCATTTTATTATGGACTGGTGCTCGGACTCACGCTTCTGTGATCGGGCTGAAGCGACCCTCTGCCCGAGTGTCGTGCTGGGATTTTAAATCGCCTTGGTTGCCGGTCTCAGCTGGTGGGGAGCCAGACCGGCTTGTGATTGAGAATAATTACTACCAGCACGAGTGGTAGTTTGACCTGTGGGGTATAAGCCttcctgtgtgcgtgtgtgcgtgtgtgtgatttcttttattaaagttattaaagtgtgttttagttttttatgaTCTGTAGTGAGCCTGACCCTCAGTGTCCTTTTAttcgtttaacatatttttctgtgttttatttcagtgaacGGAGGACGTGCCAGTGGCCCTGGGACCTCAGGTGGTGGGtcgttttcacactttcttttgtaAAGCACCGGGTGGGCTGCAGtgattctttttgtgtgattttcttttggctCCACAGCTGCTGGTAAGTCCAAGTTCCatggttgttttattttcactttaggACACTGTCAACAATGACGCtacatctttgtttttaatatttttttatttttactataaataaaactgttttaatattgGAGCCAACCTGCCTCAGTGTGCATCCTTGAATTTGTGCGGCctccttttattccttttatctatttttcttaaatatatttccTGGGGGTGAAATTCCCCTAGGTGGCGTTGtccttttatttccttttctctAACCCCGCCGACCACTTGGTCACACTAAGGCAGCGCGATTCTCTTCGGTGAGCATTTTCAAATTCTCAGATTACTGTCTCCCAACTTCcgaattcttcttcttcttcttctttatattgtttattGGCTGTTGAGCCATGCTGGATTGACTGCATTCCGCAGGCCTTACCATCAATCCAGCAAAGTGTGCTCTTGCTAGGACTGAAGTCCAGTACCTCGGGTTTACAGTTGGAGGTGGGACAATTAAACCACAGGTCGACAAAATTAATGCAATTACATCATGTCCTCTTCCACAAACCAGGAAACGGCTTAATTCCCAACTTCTCAGCAAGAGCAGCCCCATTGACGGACAGGACTGGCTGAAGATGTCCCAATAAGATTCGGTGGAGAGCTGAAGCTATTGGAGCTTTCAAAGACATTCGCCAGTCCCTGAATAAGGACCCAGTTTTACACTCACCAGATTTTACAAAAGACTTTACGTTGCAGGACGATACTTCTGAAAGGGGTCTGGGAGCAGTGCTTCTGCAGGGACCACCAGAGGATTGTCATCCTGTCGCCTACATCAAGCGAAAGCTGCTACCAAGGGAGAACCGCTACGCAACGGGTTTGAAGGAAGCTTTGGCCATTAAATGAGCACTTGACtctttcaaattttatttgctgGGAAGAGAATTCATCCTTCAGACTGATCACAAAGCCCTGCAGTGGCTGTAAAGAATGAAAGACAGGTGGTATCTGGCTATGCAGCCATACCGGTTTAAGGTTCACTACATCCAACACTACTGCTGATTACCTCTCTCGCTGCCTGACGGAAGATCCAGAAGTGGGGGGGTGTATGATGGCCAAACCCATGGCAAAACTCTAAAGGCGGTAactcttttattgtcatttctttatttgaacCCAGTAACACACTTTAGTTTCCAATAACAttattgattggtttggatacatttgtCCTATTTGTAAGCGtacacatttagtttacttaCGTATTCATACCAGttcatttctttgatttttgacaaacctttgtcttttatttcttacctGCCATCATCCCTGGGAGTTGCTGGACAACAGATGGTAGCCAGGGTTTGAAACCACTAAATGCAAAAAGGGATAATTGGACCGCACtaccacttcctgctgaaggggagaatgtgtgttttttttttttcatttaaaaacaaagtagttgtacttaattaaatatttgaatttaGGGTTTAGTAgttttgatttccttttttgGTGTTTAATTTATTAACAAACTAGACTATACTgcattgtttgttattttcaattgtgtttttgtttagttaccCCTTGTGTGTCATAGTGGTCGGATCAGCcattatatacagtggggcaaaaaagtatttagtcagccaccgattgtgcaagttcccccacttaaaatgatgacagaggtcagtaatttgcaccagaggtacacttcaactgtgagagacagaatgtgaaaaaaaaatccatgaatccacatggtaggatttgtaaagaatttattcgtaaatcagggtggaaaataagtatttggtcaataacaaaaatacaactcaatactttgtaacataacctttgttggcaataacagaggtcaaacgtttactataggtctttaccaggtttgcacacacagtagctggtattttggcccattcctccatgcagatcttctcgagagcagtgatgttttggggctgtcgccgagcaacacggactttcaactcccgccacagatttcctatggggttgaggtctggagactggctaggccactccaggactttcaaatgcttcttacggagccactcctttgttgcccgggcggtgtgttttggatcattgtcatgttggaagacccagcctcgtttcatcttcaaagttctcactgatggaaggaggttttggctcaaaatctcacgatacatggccccattcattctgtccttaacacggatcagtcgtcctgtccccttggcagaaaaacagccccatagcatgatgtttccacccccatgcttcacagtaggtatggtgttcttgggatgcaactcagtattcttcttcctccaaacacgacgagttgagtttataccaaaaagttctactttggtttcatctgaccacatgacattctcccaatcctctgctgtatcatccatgtgctctctggcaaacttcagacgggcctggacatgcactggcttcagcagcggaacacgtctggcactgcgggatttgattccctgccgttgtagtgtgttactgatggtgacctttgttactttggtcccagctctctgcaggtcattcaccaggtccccccgtgtggttctgggatctttgctcaccgttctcatgatcattttgaccctacaggatgagatcttgcgtggagccccagatcgaaggagattatcagtggtcttgtatgtcttccattttctgatgattgctcccacagttgatttttttcacaccaagctgcttgcctattgtagattcactcttcccagtctggtgcaggtctacaatacttttcctggtgtccttcgaaagctctttggtcttggccatggcggagtttggagtctgactgtttgaggctgtggacaggtgtcttttatacagatgatgagttcaaacaggtgccattcatacaggtaacgagtgagggacagaaaagcttcttacagaagacgttacaggtctgtgagagccagagattttccttgtttgaggtgaccaaatacttattttccaccctaatttacgaataaattctttacaaatcctaccatgtgaattcatggattttttttcacattctgcctctcacagttgaagtgtacctctggtgcaaattactgacctctgtcatcattttaagtgggggaacttgcacaatcggtggctgacaaaatacttttttgccccactgtacaaggCTTTGAATAACAGGCTTAAATAAATACCTCATCTTAAATACCTACCATATCACTCCAACACTTCACCCTTAGCCTGCAGGCCTACTTCCCTGGGTTCCCTGGGTATTTAAACAttgaatgggaggcagagccttcagttctCAGGCCTCTCTTCTGTGAAGCCAGAtaccagtttggatttgggagacagacatccTACTTTTAGGATTAGAGTTTCCTCTttaataaagcttatagttagctCCCCcaccttagttatgctgcaataatcCTAGGCACCTGGGGTAGTCCACcttattgaaaatgtgtgatATTTAATCACAGTAGGAGTGATGAAGATACGGAGAGTGACTGGAGAGGCCACATATATTTACTTTTGCATTCAGTGCCAAAGACATGGATAATTagaatgacatttaaaacagcCAACAGTTTGTAGCAGGGTTGGCCAGAGTGGATGTTAGCTTTTGTTCGGCAatacatcattaaatataaGGATGGCATGAATCTAGGGGTTCTGGCCATGAGCTCTGGGccaaacacacactcatcagCAGTGGTGTCTGCATCAGGGGAGTATCAGCAATCCCAAATGAGGTGAAACTGGTGTTTTCAGCTAATATGCAGCTGGCCTCTGAAAAGCAATATCTGTTGACTGAACCTATGCAGACAAATCCACAAGGTCACATTAATGGGCTAGTTATAACAAAGTGCCAAATGTCTGTCAGTGCTTTCAGTGCTAAAAGTCTTTACACaatgggttgttttgtttttttatctgagATTTATTAATTGACAGTGGGCCAGTCACGTACAGACAATCAAAATGGGAACAGGGCCTGTATATGATTTGATGCTTATCCcttatatcttttattttacttcttcACTCACTTCACTTTCTTGATACACCCAAGAAAAAAGGGCATCTAATGGTCTTTTCTCACTATTTAAGAAAATTCTAGACAAAAATGGTGATGCAATAAGCCCAATACACATACTGAATATAAAACATATCGATCCCAGATATTGACTGCAGAATGAAGCTGGTGAATTTGAGCAAAGCTTGTTAGACTCTGTGCGGCCCCCTGGCCACAGTTAACAACAGAACACACATTTATGATAGTAcagttttgttaaaaaatatcTATAGATCTACATCTCTCTATCTACATCTCTCTATCTACATTTCTCTATCTACATctctatatagatagatagatagatagatagatagatagatagatagatagatagatagatagatagatagatagatagatagattctGTGTCTCTTAGATACAGAACTGTTCACGTTAAAAGGACAGCTTATAAAATATGCAATGACCATAAGCCACTGCTGGAGGGCTCACTGTATCAGAGTATATAAAATTAGGGATGAGCGATACAAGAAATCAAGCATGGGGATCTCTCTTTCTCGTTATCCTCTTATTACTTTCAATAGAGAGGACCTCTTAAACATTGGACAATCCTCTCTAGGTATTTTTTCCCTAGTTCTCATCAACCCGGATAATCTAACTTAAAGAAGAGCTACAGTGAGAACCTACAAAACAGCCTTTTCAGCTAACTCTGACTCGACATCAGTTTAGAGAGGCCTGCAGCAcatcaccagctacaggggTCTGGATCTGTGAGGATGTGTGTCTGCTCATCCAGAAAGAGAAAAGCCAGAAGGCTCCAGGACCTGATTCTTTGCCAGCCAACTTGCCCCATCTTCACCAAGATCTTTAGCAGATCTCTGAAGCTATGTGACGTGCCCTCCTGCTTAAACACTCCACTATCATCCCAGTCTCAAAGTCCACCATCACATGATtaaatgactacaggcctgtcaCCCTGACGTCTGTGATCATGAAGTCCTACGAAAGACTGGTGCTGACCCACCTGGTAGAAGTTGCAGGATGCAGTCAGTATTAGTCTGCACTACATCCTACACATTGACCAACCAGGGACATATGCCATCCTGTTCATGGACTTCAGCTTGGGCTTCAACACCGTCACCCAGACATCCTCCACCAGAAGCTCACCAAGCTTACTGTGGCCATCACATgatggacaggaagcagcaggtgAGGCTGAGGAGCACCACATCCCACAAACAGACAATCAACGCCAGCCTCCCCCAGAGGGTGTGTTTCCCCCCTCTCTTCCTTCTCTACAGTAATGACTGAACCTTCTGTGAAACTCCTGATGTTTTCCACTGCTATCACAACTGGAGATTGATGCGATACAACAAATGGTATGGCAAGGGGGAGACAAGACATCAGGTCTCTTGGTGGAGATATCATCATTTCTAGTACAACCCAAGTACAACCGGTATATATACCGTACAAGTCGAAAATTTGAACACAGCTTCTCatttaatagtttttctttattattgtagattctcactgaaagcatcaaaactatgaatgaacacagaCTGAATTATGTAGTAAACTAAAAGGGTGAAATAACTAACTAACTTTAGATTATTCaaaatagccaccctttgcttgaTTACTGTTTTGCACACTCTTGCCATTCTCTGGATGAGCTTCGTGAGGTCGTCActtgaaatggttttccaacagtctggaaggagttcccagagatgctgagcacgtgttggcccttttgccttAACTCTGCGGTCCATCTaatcccaaaccatctccattgggtttaggtcaggtgactgtagAGGGCAGGTGATCtggtgcagcactccatcactttcttttatggtcaaatagcccttacaCAGCCTGAAGGTGTGTTTgaggtcattgtcctgttgaaaaataaatgatgggtCAGCTAAAGACAAACCAGATGGAATGGCATGTTGCTACAAGATGCTGTATTAGtcatgctggttcagtgtgccaGTTTCACCAGCAAAacatcacacctcctcctccatgcatgtagagaccaaCCGTTCACCTTTTCTGCATCACACAAAGACAGGGTGTTTCAACCAAAGAACTCAGATTGTAGAAGACAGGCgattggtgtcgtaagccacccCTTCTGTTCAAAGATAGTTTTTAACAGTTGACAtagattactttttttaatcctCTTTCAAACCCACTGTCTTTTCTGTCCAAAGGTGAGcactggcatcctcgaaagagtgacctttatcctttagGTGCAGATGTAtggctgagtcttgtcctgtggagttGGCTCTTCTTTGTTATGCCATAGGGATCTCACTGTTCTCTATTCACATTCACTGGAGGACCACGTATACACAAACCCCTCCTCTTGCTACAAGGTGGGgccacatatttaaaaaataataattatatactAGTATGCTTCCTTTAAAAGTACCTGAGAATTCTCTTTAGCTTCCTAATCTTAGCTAGTTTGGCTCTTATGGCTAAATTATGGCATTGACAAATGTGTTCGTCAGACGTGGCCCAAAAGCCATGAGGTTGGATTTGGCATgggttataataataataataataataataataataataataataataataatggattggatttatatagcgcttctcaaggcacccaaagcgctttacaatgccatgGCATGTGTAGGCACATACATCACAAATGCCATACACTTCACATATGATCCATGTACTGATAAACTGCAGCTGATTTGCAGCAATGATCCTTGTCctaagacaaaacatttttggcCCAAAAAACTGCATATGTCACCCATTCCACACAATTGGTGTCATAAATTTTTAACTAAACAAATCAGAGATAGGAATTGTGCAGAAATATTGAATAGGGAAGAGTAAGCTCTCACTACTAGAGAGATTGGTCCACAGCTCCACCACCTCTTTTGAAAAGAGCACATCattgaatgttgttgtcatGGTTTCCTTTGTTTCCTTCTTTGAAGAAAAAGCTTGTAGAAGTGACAGCCAACAAATTGTACTGCAGGTTGCAACAAAGCTACATGTGAGAGGTGATGCAAGGACAGACGTTTTGTTGTGGACTCAGTGATGGTGGGCGTTAGGggtgaagagaaagaaagattcTGTTACTTGAAGTTATTTCCAGCGGTGACTGAATTTCATTTTGTGGACCATTCCTTCTGTTTCTCCGCTGTTGCTATAGCAACACATCTTTATTTGTGTAACGTATCTCAGTTCACTAAATCTAACAAACAACTGAACTGAGTGTTCAGCAAATTTATGTTAGGCTATGATGTTTTGCAATTATTTAATGTAAGGTTACGAGTATAATaccaaaacaagcaaagaaatgcATGAGCGTGATTTTTAACTGGCAGTGTTTAAGAAAGGAAGCACAATTTCTGCTCAGGTTACTGACAGGTTACTATGCTTCTTACATACCAATGTGTCACGATCTGAGGAGACAGACCGTgcggtggtgcgtgtggtggacccaggtgcaaACACAAGAGAGTAGACCTTAAACTGAAAGTgagcctttattatggctgaagaCAGGTCTCACACAAAGCAGAAAGACCGTGACaaaactgaactaaattaaACTGGGAAACGGATACTGTTAaatagtgatgtgacgttctgtatcgaggcttcgaagtgtgtgtcgagtaatggagggggcgtttccgcgaagcgcgtatcgaggcttgcttcatttatgggaggagctgaaaatgatgacgtccgaagcctcgctgcccggctgtaccacgtgactggttcaggaagcggttcgaactttgccgcgagctatgacagcgatataaacccctcagaccccattcaaaatgtgggtgtttgatggagagttgcggttagtgagagttagaGACAGATTGGAGAGAGTTTGGAGGTTTAGGAGAGTCAGGAGAGAacgtcaggagagaatggagccagctaagaagagaaGGAtatcctcccctgtgtgggaacattttgagcTTATATCTCCCAACAAGGTGTGTAaatacagaagatgtattttcataatactgatggtgcaatacaatttatgttaagctgtccttacttttgtacaaggtgaagtgtttgctatgtgccagggagctgggatataacaacaacacctcatccatgcttaggcactacagagctttgcatgagaataagggggacaccgattgtggagcaagaccaggtgagccatcaaatgccatgataatatagcatgctgtaatgttactaaatgatataacaatatcatACAATGCAATAAGtgacgtgtgtgatatttatatttgtgctttgtttttattgtctttccgtactgccagcataaatatacacagtatactgccatcactacaatatagatgttttacacactcccattgttgttgacatttacaggctgtgtgcaaaatgccacactcttcaaattcatgccaactaatatttttacgtccagtaggtgtcctactagagcaaatgaagcttcaagaagcttcgcgttggggtgaaccaattggatgaaaagcttcagtgcttcatgaggcttcatctgcccatcactactgtTAAACTATGAAGACTCAGAAAGCTATGGCTAAGAATACAAAAGACTGGGCATGaaaacatggagggtgggaaacacagactgcatgaaacacagagactaaatacacatgagggatgatcaggggaagtggccacacatgggagcacagctgacacacatgaacctaacgacaggacaggagaagtgaaactgaatacactgacagtgaatacagactttcaaagtaaaacaggaaacatggagacatgacatgaacttaacataaccacgcagacatAACGCATGACAGGTAGACGCACGAACCAGGGAGACTGAGTAcagggggagatgacataaacaactaagAAACAAAGGGCTAAACAGCACCCTAGAAATTAACTAGACAAACTAAGCTAAAgcataaatgaatacaaaagatacataaaactcaacactgggtcacacaacccaggaccatgacaccaatgtgctgcttttatgttattttatttagttttatcaCATGATCCTATGGCTTTGGGTTGTTTTTGAGCTTGGAATCCTTGGAGTTGCTTGGAGCTTTTGTTCTAATGCTTTTGTAAGTTGAGATGTAGGATTCTTTTTCTAATGCCTTTATTATTCTAACAGATTAGAAGTTGTAGGAATGCTGTGGTTTGAATTATGTCTTCATTGTTTATTAGAATTAGctagtttacttttattttatttattttatgtgttcaCAGTTGCTCCAAAATAGTAAGAACAGTAACCAACTAAACTATATTAACACAACAAGGATACAATGTTTTGCAAAATGCCTGTAATAAAAAATAGGTCTAATTATAGATATCCCAGTATATTACACAAcattaaatgtatatttttgacaTTGATGTCCCCTCATATTATATTGACTTTGTATCAGTTTTCCCTACGACCGCTATCAATTTCTCTATTGAgaaatttacaaagaaaaattctccagtgtttccttaaTAGCCTTCTTTAGCAGAGGATACATTGGCTAGCCTTTAGGATATGAACGTGTTATGATAACGTCAACCCTTGCTCAATCTTAACATGTTACCGAAGTTCATTATACATTCGGAAAAGTGATATTTACAGTAACTGAATCTCAAAGACTCAGACTGACTTCAGTGTCTCTATGTCATgtctatggaagcccgtttccaaAAAAAGATCCATAACTCggaatttcgagttattttctcgaaatttcgagttactttctCGAAATTCGGACTtattaacttgaaatttcgagttattaactcgaaattttgaaaaaataactcgaaattttgagttagcgctgccaataAGAAATCTACGTGGCTGatgtcatttccttgttacccggaaggaTATGGCGCAAAGGGGTGCGCACTCAAAACTGGATCGTGTCATGAGCTACTGTATTAACAACAAATGGCGCCAGGTTCTTCAGTTTTGAATGCCTTCCTACAAATGATAACTGGATAAAAGGTATACAAAAACAGTGTGACCGCGATTGTTACGTACAAAGTTGAATAGCATGCAACGTCAGGGTTAACCAAAGGTACCTATAAGGTTTCTGTTACACGCTAATGACACCTGTTATGTCTGATGAAACAgacgttttgctgaaaacatGCGTAATAAGTGTACagcactgtataaaacaaaatcacaaatcacCCAAAACAGGGAATATGACTGACAACTAtataaaaaaggaacaaaaccaATGAAACTGTAACCAGACAACTGAGAAAATGTGGGATTGACTGTATTGTGATGCTGATTGTAGTTACAATGCAAATGGACACTTAAAAATGCAGTTCCCACTTCTCCACCATAGTCAGAGCTCATAATGTAGGTAGGCACAGATACTTTGATGATAATATGGtggctttattttaattttgtaattttaatttaCATCCTTCCTTACAGCATGGGAGACTTTATACAGACCTTGGAGAATGAGAAGGTACTTAATTCCAACAAGATACTGGTTGAAATGCAACTTTTCCTCATTGTTCTTAAGTTAAAAATAGGATTGTATTTTCAAGGCTGGTTGTttcaataaattaaattatttttccatctttaGATTGATGCCAGTGTCATAAGTCTAATGACAGATGAGGAGCTGAAGACTTATTTGCCATCATACGGTGATCGTCTAGCAGTATTTGGATTTTGCAGACGGAGGGGCAGCAGCCGCAAGTCAGCGCTTTTTGAACGGCTGAAATCCAAACTGTCCAAAAGAAAATTATCTGAAGAGGATGGCAGTAGCACACGGCAAGAAGAACATTCCCAAACAACCCATAAAAGAAATGCTCTGaagagaaatagaaaaatagaaatagGATGGATGCATTATGATGAAGACACTGAGGTTTTCAAGCAGGTTAGAGCTagacgaggaggaggaacaAGAAAAATAGACATTTGCAAGGATGCCAAGAAAAGGGACATATTACAGGTAGCAACAGGCCTGTTCTTTCCAGATGGAGGAAACATTCAGGGGCCCTTAACAGATTTTGACTGTGATCTGAAGGATTATCAAGAGATGATAGTCGATGATGCATTGACAGTAGGAGAACTTTATCATGTCACAAAACTTAATATCCTCAGGTTCTACCTcaccacaaagaaaaaacaaaatgacagcCTTCAGAGCTCCAACCCAGGTTTGCATCCATCTTTAGAAATTGAAGCGAGTCCTCAAAACCAAACCTCTTCTTTTACTGTCACTACAGTCCAAACATCTGCTCCATTTGAAACAATCAGCCATGATGTGACATACATTGAAGACACTCCAAACGATAACCTTCCACAATCTTCCACGCAGTCTCTAAGCGCTAACACTACTCACAGCAGTGACATTATTTTTGTTGGCCCCTTTTCTGACAGTGAGCCAATAAATTTGGATGACACCCAGATTTTTTCTCCACAACCTGGTCCATCCAGTGAGAGAGTGGGGAGAGTAGTGGTGGTCCACAGAGGGCAGGTAATGTCAGAGCTCATTTCACATTTTAGTGATAAGGACCTTGAAGATGTCGACATCAAAATCCAGGTCTTACTGCCTGATGGAACACCT is a genomic window of Astatotilapia calliptera chromosome 9, fAstCal1.2, whole genome shotgun sequence containing:
- the LOC113029389 gene encoding uncharacterized protein LOC113029389; this encodes MGDFIQTLENEKIDASVISLMTDEELKTYLPSYGDRLAVFGFCRRRGSSRKSALFERLKSKLSKRKLSEEDGSSTRQEEHSQTTHKRNALKRNRKIEIGWMHYDEDTEVFKQVRARRGGGTRKIDICKDAKKRDILQVATGLFFPDGGNIQGPLTDFDCDLKDYQEMIVDDALTVGELYHVTKLNILRFYLTTKKKQNDSLQSSNPGLHPSLEIEASPQNQTSSFTVTTVQTSAPFETISHDVTYIEDTPNDNLPQSSTQSLSANTTHSSDIIFVGPFSDSEPINLDDTQIFSPQPGPSSERVGRVVVVHRGQVMSELISHFSDKDLEDVDIKIQVLLPDGTPEMAHDDGGVVRDCLSEFWKEFYGQCTTGNV